In Topomyia yanbarensis strain Yona2022 chromosome 2, ASM3024719v1, whole genome shotgun sequence, one DNA window encodes the following:
- the LOC131683910 gene encoding zinc finger protein 391-like, with protein MEEFLQINLKIEEYDITDIQNADNVDRAIKTLVPNCIATNESIDIEGHGANATYGSESLEQSDHSCNEFKQSGARNDLQNNENKSHSLQTIISSLPTVDSTPPYECEICGKQYLHKKSLVKHNWLHRGERPFCCEFCGKDFAKKFILNEHMRLHTGIYPYNCDVCGKGIKDRFRLAKHKRTHSVEQLNTDEAGNPASSLQASSISTIEHTRPHKCEICDKRYIEKRHLVDHMRVHRDERPYCCEVCGKAFTRSDILFNHRRSHMGEKRYKCTICGAAFAQSGSLIGHNRIHTGERPFSCTECGKTFARKCTLTDHMNLHTGDYRYKCDVCGKGFKDGSGLSRHEHIHTFGPRPRGKKRVAGNTRDDVPNNRKQTKRSQAVSSTSTNETTQTHECELCGKCYSHKRSLVEHMRDHRGERSFRCDICDKTFTRIGTLKSHQYSHTGERPYKCNVCGKDFAYNSVLITHMHLHTGERQYKCTVCGKDFAQIDCLTKHTRLHCDDNRYKCDVCGEGFEDVSHLKVHKCNHNV; from the exons ATGGAAGAATTCTTGCAGATTAATCTGAAGATAGAAGAATATGATATAACGGATATTCAAAACGCTGATAATGTCGATCGAGCAATCAAAACATTAGTTCCAAACTGTATCGCTACAAATGAATCAATCGATATTGAAGGGCATGGTGCAAATGCGACTTATGGTTCGGAGAGCTTAGAGCAATCAGATCATAGCTGCAACGAATTTAAACAAAG CGGTGCACGGAATGACCTGCAGAACAACGAGAATAAGTCCCACAGTTTGCAGACAATAATTTCTTCCCTTCCTACCGTTGATTCCACACCACCATATGAATGTGAGATTTGTGGGAAACAATATCTCCATAAGAAAAGTCTTGTTAAACATAATTGGCTACATCGGGGAGAACGGCCCTTCTGTTGTGAATTCTGCGGTAAAGATTTTGCCAAAAAATTTATCCTAAATGAACACATGCGCCTTCATACGGGTATCTATCCTTACAACTGCGATGTGTGCGGCAAAGGAATCAAAGACCGTTTTCGTTTGGCAAAGCACAAGCGCACCCATAGCGTTGAGCAGTTGAACAC CGATGAAGCCGGGAATCCGGCCAGCAGTCTGCAGGCATCATCTATCTCAACAATCGAACACACACGGCCACACAAGTGCGAGATTTGCGATAAACGATACATCGAGAAGAGGCATCTTGTAGATCATATGCGGGTTCATCGAGACGAAAGACCTTACTGCTGTGAAGTCTGCGGCAAAGCATTCACCAGGAGTGATATACTATTTAATCATCGGCGTTCACACATGGGTGAAAAACGGTACAAATGCACCATATGCGGCGCAGCTTTTGCTCAAAGCGGTTCTCTAATAGGTCACAATCGTATTCATACGGGAGAGCGGCCGTTCAGTTGCACCGAGTGCGGTAAAACATTTGCAAGAAAATGTACCCTTACCGATCATATGAACCTTCATACGGGTGATTATCGGTACAAGTGCGATGTGTGTGGCAAAGGATTCAAAGACGGCTCTGGTTTGTCAAGACACGAGCACATTCATACCTTTGGACCACGGCCAAG AGGAAAAAAACGTGTAGCCGGCAATACACGGGACGACGTACCAAATAACAGGAAACAGACCAAACGCTCGCAGGCAGTATCTTCCACGTCAACCAACGAAACTACACAGACACACGAATGTGAGCTTTGTGGTAAATGTTACTCCCATAAAAGGAGCCTTGTCGAACATATGCGGGATCATCGCGGTGAACGGTCCTTCCGATGTGATATTTGCGATAAGACATTCACTAGAATCGGTACCCTAAAGTCTCATCAGTATTCACATACTGGTGAGAGACCCTACAAATGCAACGTATGTGGCAAAGATTTTGCCTACAACTCTGTTCTAATTACACACATGCACCTTCATACAGGTGAGCGGCAGTACAAATGTACCGTGTGTGGCAAAGATTTTGCTCAGATCGATTGTCTAACCAAACATACACGCCTCCACTGCGATGACAATCGGTACAAGTGTGATGTGTGCGGTGAAGGATTCGAAGACGTTTCTCACTTGAAGGTTCACAAGTGCAATCATAACGTTTAG
- the LOC131683909 gene encoding uncharacterized protein LOC131683909, giving the protein MYANGYKYWLAYKKGTSGYYRCCRYKSNCPGRCVVDEDGVIRNTTTHNHPPEADRVIVDRFRKVLTQRAAQENTDLHVIYLEEATNRHSDASLLYTFSQAESCMRKARRKQHPQEPCSVAELKETLERSDLFRIHNGSHRDDFYQKTIVLEDTTCLILWHYRTIETVGSVEELYVECSLEIAAHSTSRYHLLVGIAAHQHNCTPVFYSIMTGKSHAGFAAIFAYVRENVGSRISPTTILTEPDNEMHNALEITYPEATIKVYWHHYTTAVLNRMRQLGLSRETARGHASSGLRMLLVLPLLPANYMTPGLEALKKWMNEKNIFSHNFCCLCDYVEQSWLGALGAKKLSLFGQQHSLSCHVKTFMKDLNNQADLQQNITVWRMLETLTQIATKQFVKLSKRNKRTVVSEKSLKSKRKLQYVQETVISNATQLWIKTAVHLRNPLQFLQLCSHCINDAMIMESLPVPTNNGTTKKVPSSIVEPTPISEYICNFDPPMVNPEPIRHITLTASDPPPLAFFPRVAVKRTEVNNASQISYNQMEPPPLVPFCSGLDNRILANIETQQPPD; this is encoded by the exons atgtatGCAAATGGATATAAATACTGGTTGGCATATAAAAAAGGCACCTCCGG CTATTACCGATGTTGCCGGTACAAATCCAACTGCCCCGGACGTTGTGTAGTTGACGAAGACGGAGTTATTCGCAACACCACCACTCATAACCACCCTCCAGAAGCGGATCGGGTAATAGTGGATCGATTTCGGAAAGTGCTGACACAACGAGCTGCTCAGGAAAATACCGATTTGCATGTGATATACCTCGAGGAAGCTACCAATCGCCATTCGGACGCTTCGCTACTGTATACTTTCTCGCAGGCCGAATCGTGTATGAGAAAAGCACGCCGAAAGCAGCATCCACAAGAACCGTGCAGTGTTGCTGAACTCAAAGAAACCTTAGAACGCTCCGACCTGTTTCGAATTCATAATGGTAGCCATCGAGATGATTTTTATCAGAAAACAATTGTCCTAGAAGACACCACTTGTTTGATACTTTGGCATTACAGAACAATTGAAACTGTTGGTTCAGTTGAAGAGTTGTATGTTGAATGTAGTCTAGAGATAGCTGCGCATTCCACGTCCAGATACCACTTATTAGTTGGAATAGCGGCACACCAACATAACTGCACACCTGTATTCTATTCGATAATGACGGGTAAAAGCCATGCTGGTTTCGCTGCCATTTTCGCATATGTAAGAGAAAATGTAGGATCACGAATTTCACCAACTACAATCCTAACTGAGCCGGATAATGAGATGCATAATGCCCTAGAAATCACTTATCCCGAGGCCACGATCAAAGTGTATTGGCATCACTATACGACCGCCGTTCTAAATCGAATGCGACAGCTTGGCTTAAGCCGCGAAACTGCTAGAGGGCATGCCAGCAGTGGGCTGCGAATGTTGTTAGTCTTACCACTGCTTCCTGCTAACTACATGACACCCGGACTGGAGGCACTGAAGAAGtggatgaatgaaaaaaat ATATTTTCGCATAATTTCTGCTGTTTGTGCGACTACGTGGAGCAGTCATGGCTTGGGGCGCTAGGAGCAAAAAAACTTTCGCTGTTCGgacagcaacacagtttatcCTGTCATGTAAAGACCTTTATGAAGGACTTGAACAATCAGGCAGATTTGCAACAAAACATAACAGTCTGGCGAATGCTCGAAACGTTAACTCAAATTGCAACCAAACAGTTTGTGAAACTTAGCAAACGGAACAAACGAACTGTCGTTAGTGAAAAATCTCTCAAATCGAAGAGAAAGTTACAATATGTCCAGGAGACGGTCATAAGCAATGCTACGCAGTTGTGGATCAAAACAGCGGTCCATCTGCGGAATCCATTACAGTTTCTTCAGCTATGTAGTCATTGCATCAATGACGCTATGATCATGGAATCGTTGCCCGTCCCGACAAATAACGGAACAACAAAGAAAGTGCCTTCATCGATCGTGGAACCAACTCCAATTAGCGaatatatttgtaattttgaccCCCCCATGGTGAACCCGGAGCCAATTCGACATATTACTTTAACGGCAAGCGATCCGCCGCCACTGGCATTTTTCCCAAGAGTGGCTGTCAAGCGGACGGAAGTAAACAATGCATCTCAAATCAGCTACAACCAGATGGAACCTCCACCGCTGGTGCCATTCTGTTCAGGGCTCGATAATCGAATACTCGCTAACATAGAGACACAACAACCGCCTGATTGA